The following are encoded together in the Bacteroidales bacterium MB20-C3-3 genome:
- a CDS encoding tetratricopeptide repeat protein yields the protein MKRLIILVILVLTAGQIVAQYDVNSLYIRIQNGESRDVARELNPLLKDSLFRDPLVLTLLGDSWRNQFEYSQALQAYKRVLQIDSSNLRAMESASDMYSMLGETGSSKQLLVKLSKIDTTNIRILNKLAQTMQSQQDTREAVNLYKRLMRLGGSGYNTVKSLADCYWLLGKRDSAEVYYKVADFVNGKSVATKLNLSQIAYINKDLSSARIYALRGVELDSTYLPLRKQLGMVHYRLEEYNSALNNFNYLIFKGDSTAATLKYAGACNFFLGNFGESVPLLKSVLERDSSDTEAMFYLGSSLSHKGDSQEAINVFNEIMDLVQPDPVLLYKLYNQLGIAYSALEKLQLSYDSFAEAYRLNPGDNKLIFQMAMVRGGFKDKGSLTEAKSLLEKYLESIAGKGSNLSAEEVILRERAKMYIERISEELFMNE from the coding sequence ATGAAAAGATTAATAATTCTTGTAATTCTTGTATTGACAGCAGGTCAGATAGTTGCTCAGTATGATGTTAATTCTCTTTATATCAGGATTCAGAACGGGGAGAGCAGAGATGTTGCCCGGGAGTTAAATCCACTGTTAAAAGATTCTCTATTCAGAGACCCTTTAGTATTAACTCTGCTGGGTGATTCATGGAGAAACCAGTTTGAGTATTCACAAGCTCTTCAGGCTTACAAAAGAGTACTGCAAATAGACTCATCCAATTTGCGGGCGATGGAATCGGCCTCTGATATGTACTCTATGCTGGGTGAGACAGGAAGTTCTAAACAACTACTGGTTAAGCTAAGTAAGATTGATACTACAAATATCAGGATCCTGAATAAACTGGCTCAGACAATGCAGTCCCAGCAGGATACAAGAGAGGCTGTCAACCTCTATAAACGACTCATGAGACTAGGCGGTTCCGGCTACAATACTGTAAAGAGTCTTGCCGATTGTTACTGGTTGCTGGGTAAAAGGGATAGTGCCGAGGTCTATTATAAAGTGGCCGACTTTGTAAATGGAAAGAGTGTTGCCACAAAACTTAACCTTAGCCAGATTGCTTATATAAATAAAGATTTAAGCAGTGCCAGGATTTATGCGCTAAGAGGTGTTGAACTTGACTCAACCTATCTGCCATTAAGAAAGCAGCTTGGAATGGTTCATTACAGACTTGAGGAGTACAACTCTGCGTTGAATAATTTTAATTACCTCATATTTAAAGGAGACTCAACTGCTGCTACTCTTAAATATGCCGGAGCATGTAACTTCTTTCTGGGGAACTTTGGTGAATCTGTCCCTTTACTTAAGAGTGTTCTGGAGAGAGATTCATCTGATACAGAGGCTATGTTTTATCTTGGCTCATCTCTGAGTCACAAAGGAGATTCTCAGGAGGCAATTAATGTCTTTAACGAAATAATGGATTTAGTTCAGCCGGATCCGGTATTGCTTTACAAACTATATAATCAGCTGGGAATTGCATATTCGGCACTTGAAAAATTGCAGCTTTCATATGATTCGTTTGCAGAGGCATACAGGCTTAATCCCGGTGATAATAAGTTGATTTTTCAAATGGCTATGGTAAGGGGCGGATTTAAAGATAAAGGCAGTCTCACCGAGGCAAAATCTCTTCTTGAAAAATATCTCGAATCTATTGCTGGTAAAGGGAGTAACCTTTCGGCAGAAGAGGTCATCCTTAGAGAGAGGGCAAAAATGTATATAGAGAGAATAAGCGAGGAGTTATTTATGAACGAGTGA
- a CDS encoding HAMP domain-containing sensor histidine kinase yields the protein MIRKALTLSIIVIFSLLVVQSVWLYKVIVNERADFKTNSTNALRTSITIELESRLQTSNLKNNVSFQFYNKNDSSSIDNVFPQRLVLDYDSTGKRQSFKLSMEEVFQDLLKDIYPLNLDSLTVIFSNELHINSIDANFNLTYLNLDTEVYQEKSNENDYLTSTFSYYTTEIPLNASKSLVIRAKIYYPLFVYKGDFLLIGLASLVLLVFIVVAIVLQFKMLSRQITLAQLKENLTSFFTHELRSPLQSALSSIEMAEMYSEKSEVNNFLELSRNKVIYINRLIEKLLDINKLEKNKVNLIKENFPFMESISQYLNHYFNRSDKNIEIEPLFDPAMLIYGDKIHISNAMGNLIENAVKYSSDSVHIKIYAEENPHYITIIVEDNGIGIAPADQKRIFERFYRVKSAEHATKGKGFGLGLNYVKWVALSHKGDVKVESTPGKGSKFFFTVKKG from the coding sequence ATGATACGCAAAGCCCTGACTCTCTCAATAATAGTGATTTTTTCTTTACTTGTTGTACAAAGTGTATGGCTATATAAGGTTATTGTTAATGAACGAGCAGATTTTAAGACAAATAGCACTAATGCTCTTCGCACATCAATTACAATTGAACTAGAATCTAGGTTACAGACAAGTAATCTTAAAAATAATGTAAGTTTTCAATTCTATAATAAAAATGATAGTAGTTCCATTGATAATGTTTTTCCACAGAGATTGGTTTTAGACTATGATTCAACAGGTAAGAGACAATCTTTTAAATTGTCAATGGAGGAAGTTTTTCAAGATTTACTTAAGGACATTTATCCCTTAAATCTAGATTCTTTAACTGTGATTTTTAGTAACGAATTACACATAAATAGTATTGATGCTAATTTTAATTTAACCTATTTAAATCTAGATACGGAAGTTTACCAGGAAAAAAGCAACGAAAATGATTATTTGACATCTACTTTTTCATATTACACAACTGAAATACCATTGAATGCATCTAAATCACTTGTTATTAGAGCAAAAATCTACTACCCTCTATTTGTTTACAAAGGTGATTTTTTGCTTATTGGTTTGGCATCTCTGGTCTTACTGGTTTTTATCGTTGTTGCTATTGTTCTTCAATTTAAGATGTTGTCCAGGCAGATTACTCTTGCGCAACTTAAGGAGAATCTTACCAGTTTCTTTACTCATGAGCTTAGGTCTCCTTTGCAGAGTGCTCTCTCTTCAATTGAGATGGCTGAGATGTACAGCGAGAAGAGCGAGGTAAATAATTTTCTGGAGCTCTCCAGAAATAAGGTTATTTATATAAACAGACTTATTGAAAAACTGCTTGATATTAATAAACTGGAAAAGAATAAGGTTAATCTTATAAAAGAGAACTTTCCGTTTATGGAGTCCATCTCGCAGTACCTTAATCATTACTTTAACAGAAGTGATAAAAATATAGAGATTGAGCCTCTCTTTGATCCGGCTATGTTGATTTACGGAGATAAGATTCATATATCAAATGCTATGGGTAATCTTATTGAGAATGCTGTTAAATATTCATCTGACAGTGTGCATATTAAAATTTATGCTGAGGAAAATCCGCATTATATTACTATAATTGTAGAGGATAATGGTATAGGGATTGCTCCTGCTGATCAAAAGAGAATATTTGAAAGGTTCTACAGAGTTAAATCTGCAGAACATGCAACAAAAGGTAAGGGTTTTGGATTGGGGCTTAACTATGTAAAATGGGTTGCTCTGAGTCATAAGGGAGATGTTAAAGTGGAGAGCACACCGGGGAAGGGCAGTAAATTTTTCTTTACAGTTAAAAAAGGATGA
- a CDS encoding S41 family peptidase produces MRNLKKLFFAAILVATSAFFATGAVAAEQKEARLMRFPDIKGDKIVFSYAGDLYITSSKGGEARRLTSSIGYEMFAKFSPDGKMIAFTGQYDGNTEVYVIPVEGGEPKRLTFTATLGRDDIGDRMGPNNIVMDWTPDGKKILYRTRSYTFNDFTGQLMMVPADGGLSERVPLKNGGFANFSPDGKELAYNYIFREFRSWKRYEGGMADDIRIFNFQTKESKKITDNVNQDVFPMWSPDGGKVYYASDRDSYMNIYEYDVKAGSTKQITSYKEYDVKFPSAGDNYIVYENGGFIHKLDMNTGKWEKLSVSINNDIAWSRPEWKDLSASIRSMSISPNGERLLGVARGDIFSIPAKKGITYNLTNSSDANDKTADWSPDGNGYAYVSDKDGEFNIWYVDSKGKERKLTNVKTHILGFEWSPDAKRIAWSEKMNTLNILDVATGKNSVVEKSDISPMNDYSWSPDSKYIVYTRPGKGVNTIILYNSQSGEKVQLTDEWYNSSSANFSKDGKYILFSSARTFSPTYGQTEWNHVYTNMNKVYILPLAKDADIPFALKNDTVAVVEPVKAPAADQKKPETPKKGDIQYDFTNLKSRIIELPVEAGFYGNIHMIGNNVYYSTRGGMKMYDLDNRKETELKANIIFSAGYKKALAIAGRNMQVIDIPKGPVTVSTSISLAGVKKLVNYHQEWMQIYNESWRQMRDYFYAKNMHGVDWNKIQKRYAQLVPHINHRSDLAYIIGEMIGELNVGHAYSQNGEHPEAPRVNMGLLGAEFSKDKSGFFKIEKIIEGANWSKETRSPLTMPGLGVKEGDFIVSINGRSLKETNDIYEYLAGTANSIVELEINTKPEIAGSRKILVEPISDESRLRYFSWVQNNIRKVSEATNGEVGYIHIPDMGVPGLNEFVKHYYPQLTKRALIIDDRGNGGGNVSPMITERLQRTITYFSMHTNQKEGDVNPVGTFQGPKVLLVNEYSASDGDLFPYRFKHNKLGTVIGRRTWGGVVGYSGSIPVVDGGSIVTPSYAPFAADGSGWIIEGTGVTPDIEIFNDPYKEFMGEDEQLNKALEVVKKQMKEYKYLPATLPPFPDKSPKK; encoded by the coding sequence ATGAGAAACTTAAAGAAACTATTTTTTGCAGCCATTCTGGTTGCCACATCTGCATTTTTTGCTACGGGAGCTGTTGCTGCTGAGCAAAAAGAGGCCAGATTGATGAGATTCCCTGATATTAAGGGAGATAAAATTGTCTTTTCTTACGCCGGTGATCTTTACATCACATCTTCTAAAGGCGGTGAGGCGAGAAGATTGACATCTTCAATAGGTTATGAGATGTTTGCAAAATTTTCTCCTGATGGTAAGATGATTGCCTTTACGGGTCAGTATGATGGTAATACAGAGGTTTATGTTATCCCGGTTGAGGGTGGTGAGCCAAAGAGGTTAACTTTTACTGCTACGCTTGGAAGAGATGATATAGGAGACAGAATGGGCCCAAATAATATTGTAATGGACTGGACTCCTGATGGTAAAAAGATTTTATACAGAACAAGATCTTATACATTTAATGATTTTACCGGCCAGCTTATGATGGTTCCGGCAGATGGAGGCCTCTCTGAAAGAGTGCCTCTCAAAAACGGTGGATTTGCAAATTTCTCTCCTGATGGAAAAGAGTTGGCCTATAACTATATATTCAGAGAATTCCGCTCATGGAAAAGATATGAAGGGGGAATGGCTGACGATATCCGCATTTTTAATTTCCAGACTAAAGAGTCTAAAAAAATCACAGATAATGTGAATCAGGATGTTTTTCCAATGTGGTCACCTGATGGAGGAAAGGTATATTACGCCTCTGACAGAGATAGCTATATGAATATTTATGAATATGATGTTAAAGCCGGCAGCACAAAACAGATTACCAGCTATAAAGAGTATGATGTTAAGTTCCCGTCTGCAGGTGATAATTATATAGTGTATGAGAATGGAGGTTTCATTCATAAACTGGATATGAATACCGGAAAATGGGAGAAGTTAAGTGTTTCAATAAATAATGACATCGCATGGTCTCGTCCTGAGTGGAAAGATCTCTCCGCCAGTATAAGGTCTATGTCAATTTCACCTAATGGAGAGAGACTACTCGGCGTTGCCAGGGGAGATATATTCTCGATTCCTGCAAAAAAGGGTATAACATATAATCTCACAAATTCATCTGATGCTAATGATAAAACAGCTGACTGGTCTCCTGACGGAAATGGTTATGCTTATGTTTCTGATAAGGATGGTGAGTTTAATATTTGGTATGTAGACTCAAAGGGTAAAGAGAGAAAACTGACTAATGTTAAGACTCATATTCTGGGATTCGAGTGGTCTCCGGATGCAAAGAGAATTGCTTGGAGTGAGAAGATGAATACACTCAACATTCTTGATGTTGCCACAGGCAAAAATAGTGTTGTGGAAAAATCAGATATTAGTCCGATGAATGACTATAGCTGGTCTCCTGACAGTAAATACATTGTTTACACCCGCCCAGGCAAAGGTGTTAACACTATTATTCTCTACAACTCTCAGAGCGGAGAGAAAGTTCAGTTAACCGATGAGTGGTACAACTCATCCTCAGCAAATTTCAGTAAGGACGGTAAGTATATCCTCTTCTCATCGGCCAGGACATTCAGCCCTACTTATGGTCAGACCGAGTGGAACCATGTTTATACAAACATGAATAAGGTCTATATCCTTCCTCTGGCTAAAGATGCCGATATCCCTTTTGCACTTAAGAATGACACTGTTGCTGTTGTTGAACCGGTTAAAGCTCCGGCTGCTGATCAGAAGAAACCGGAAACTCCTAAAAAGGGGGATATCCAGTATGATTTTACAAACCTGAAATCAAGAATCATTGAACTTCCTGTTGAAGCGGGTTTCTACGGAAATATTCATATGATTGGCAATAATGTATACTACAGCACTAGAGGTGGTATGAAGATGTATGACCTGGATAACAGAAAGGAGACCGAACTTAAGGCAAATATTATCTTCTCTGCCGGATATAAGAAGGCTCTTGCGATTGCAGGAAGAAATATGCAGGTAATAGATATACCAAAGGGCCCTGTTACAGTTTCAACATCTATTTCCCTGGCAGGTGTTAAAAAACTTGTTAACTATCATCAGGAGTGGATGCAGATTTACAATGAGAGCTGGAGACAGATGAGGGATTATTTCTATGCGAAAAATATGCACGGAGTTGACTGGAACAAAATCCAGAAAAGATATGCTCAGCTTGTTCCTCATATTAACCACCGCTCAGATCTGGCATATATAATCGGCGAAATGATTGGTGAGCTTAATGTTGGCCATGCATACTCTCAAAACGGGGAGCATCCTGAGGCTCCAAGAGTAAATATGGGTCTTCTTGGCGCAGAATTCTCAAAAGATAAATCAGGCTTCTTCAAAATTGAGAAGATAATTGAGGGTGCTAACTGGAGTAAAGAGACCAGATCTCCTCTTACTATGCCTGGACTTGGAGTTAAAGAGGGAGATTTTATAGTTTCAATAAATGGCCGCTCTTTAAAAGAGACTAATGATATTTATGAATATCTGGCAGGTACAGCTAACTCAATTGTTGAACTTGAGATTAATACCAAACCGGAGATTGCCGGTTCCAGAAAAATTCTGGTTGAGCCAATTTCAGATGAGTCAAGACTCAGATATTTCAGCTGGGTTCAGAATAACATAAGAAAAGTGAGTGAGGCTACTAATGGAGAGGTAGGTTATATCCATATTCCTGATATGGGAGTACCCGGCCTTAATGAGTTTGTAAAACACTATTATCCTCAGCTGACAAAGAGGGCTCTGATTATTGACGACAGAGGCAACGGAGGTGGAAATGTTTCTCCAATGATTACTGAGAGATTGCAGAGAACAATAACATACTTCTCTATGCACACAAATCAGAAGGAGGGAGATGTAAACCCTGTGGGTACTTTCCAGGGTCCTAAAGTGCTTCTTGTAAATGAATACTCAGCATCAGACGGAGACCTTTTCCCTTACAGATTTAAACATAATAAACTGGGGACAGTTATAGGTCGTCGCACCTGGGGAGGAGTAGTTGGTTATAGCGGAAGTATCCCCGTAGTTGACGGAGGTTCAATTGTTACACCATCATACGCTCCATTTGCTGCTGACGGAAGCGGCTGGATCATTGAGGGTACAGGTGTGACTCCGGATATTGAGATCTTTAATGATCCTTATAAAGAGTTTATGGGAGAAGACGAGCAGCTTAATAAGGCGCTTGAGGTTGTTAAAAAGCAGATGAAAGAGTATAAATATCTGCCTGCAACATTACCTCCGTTTCCGGACAAAAGTCCAAAAAAATAG
- a CDS encoding response regulator transcription factor, with amino-acid sequence MKRRRILIAEDEREFGQIMYQFLTFNGYDVRYTDNGQSAYEQFLDFKPELMLFDVNMPEIDGFNLAKIIRRTSSVQIIFITSLSDEESVVKGLGLGNCDYLRKPFGLKELHLRIVRAFQLIDAAGGEPVLDNEYYLADKCCIKNGDKLIPLTKTENKFLKVLFENENKICSVDEIIIKVWGDHNIDNINNLDVLVYKTRRKLEGTPLSIENIRGVGYSIVSVKD; translated from the coding sequence ATGAAAAGAAGAAGAATTCTAATAGCAGAAGATGAGAGAGAGTTTGGTCAGATTATGTATCAATTTCTGACTTTTAATGGTTATGATGTAAGGTATACGGATAATGGTCAGTCTGCATATGAGCAGTTTCTTGACTTTAAACCTGAGTTAATGCTCTTTGATGTTAATATGCCTGAGATTGACGGGTTTAATCTGGCTAAAATAATAAGAAGAACCAGCTCTGTTCAGATAATTTTTATTACATCGCTTTCAGACGAGGAGAGCGTTGTTAAGGGTCTGGGATTGGGTAATTGCGACTATCTTCGTAAGCCTTTTGGACTCAAGGAGCTTCACCTGAGAATTGTCAGAGCTTTTCAGCTTATAGATGCAGCAGGCGGAGAGCCGGTTCTGGACAACGAATACTACCTTGCTGATAAATGTTGTATTAAAAATGGAGACAAATTGATTCCGCTGACAAAAACCGAGAACAAATTCTTGAAGGTATTATTTGAGAATGAAAACAAAATCTGTTCAGTTGATGAGATAATTATTAAGGTCTGGGGTGATCATAATATTGATAATATTAATAATCTTGATGTTCTTGTCTACAAAACAAGACGGAAACTTGAGGGGACGCCCCTTTCAATTGAGAATATCAGGGGTGTGGGTTATTCAATTGTTTCAGTAAAGGATTAG
- a CDS encoding HlyD family efflux transporter periplasmic adaptor subunit, producing MENRPNIELRSDEVTDILRRPPGWIIRWGITGIMILIIFLLAGSLIFKYPDKIVAPITISSENMPVKILTRSSGRLTSFFVRDHESVKKDQIIAVIENTTDLDAYFKLSERADSVEASLLRGGDSEIRLASMFGTHLGELQEDYTSLYSVISEYNAFVKNNYHRRKAERIRSQIKFQKMQVSASSRQLALSVERSKLSRKNWERDSTLYTQNAISTSELERSRKEWLEAVNQYENQYTSFNNLNIQVEQAEQTIFDLEEERLKGIRDFHRSIKSKLDNLRSSVSAWEKSYLLKSPVEGRISLSKFWDKNQNIGIGEVVATVIPSGETKVIGKIYIPVHGAGKVKIGQKVNVKIDNYPYLEYGMVTDSVEGISEVPAVIDNKTVYIVTVQFPRKLVTGYKIEIPSSEEMTGVAEIITTDISALKRIIYPIRHMLERVTRS from the coding sequence ATGGAGAACAGGCCAAACATTGAATTACGATCAGACGAAGTAACCGATATTCTGAGAAGACCTCCGGGCTGGATTATCAGATGGGGTATAACAGGGATAATGATATTAATTATTTTCCTGTTGGCGGGAAGTCTAATATTTAAATATCCGGATAAGATTGTTGCACCAATAACAATATCATCCGAGAATATGCCGGTAAAAATTCTTACAAGAAGCAGTGGCAGGCTTACATCTTTTTTTGTAAGAGATCACGAGAGTGTAAAAAAAGATCAGATAATAGCTGTTATTGAGAATACAACAGATCTTGATGCATATTTCAAATTATCAGAGAGGGCAGATTCTGTAGAGGCATCTCTTCTAAGGGGAGGGGATTCAGAAATAAGATTAGCCTCTATGTTTGGGACTCATTTAGGAGAGCTTCAGGAGGATTATACCTCTCTCTATTCAGTGATCTCAGAGTATAACGCATTTGTAAAAAACAATTATCACAGAAGAAAAGCCGAGAGGATTCGCAGTCAGATAAAATTTCAGAAGATGCAGGTATCGGCCTCGTCAAGGCAACTTGCACTCTCAGTGGAGAGGAGTAAATTATCAAGAAAGAACTGGGAGAGAGATTCTACTCTTTATACTCAAAATGCGATATCTACTTCTGAGTTGGAGAGGAGCAGGAAGGAGTGGCTTGAGGCCGTTAATCAATATGAAAATCAATACACCTCTTTTAATAATCTCAATATTCAGGTTGAGCAGGCAGAACAAACAATATTTGATCTTGAAGAGGAGAGATTAAAAGGTATCCGAGATTTTCACAGATCAATCAAATCAAAGCTTGATAATCTAAGATCATCTGTTTCAGCATGGGAGAAGAGCTATCTGTTGAAGAGTCCTGTTGAGGGGAGAATTTCACTCTCAAAATTTTGGGATAAAAATCAGAATATTGGTATTGGAGAGGTAGTGGCTACAGTAATACCAAGTGGAGAGACAAAAGTGATTGGTAAAATATACATTCCTGTACATGGTGCAGGAAAAGTTAAAATTGGTCAGAAGGTAAATGTTAAAATTGACAATTATCCATATCTGGAATATGGAATGGTAACAGATTCGGTTGAGGGGATTTCTGAGGTTCCTGCAGTAATTGATAATAAAACAGTCTATATTGTTACAGTACAATTTCCGAGAAAACTTGTGACCGGATATAAAATTGAGATACCCTCAAGCGAAGAGATGACAGGAGTAGCTGAGATTATAACAACTGACATTAGTGCCCTTAAAAGAATTATCTATCCGATTAGACATATGCTTGAGCGGGTCACTCGTTCATAA
- a CDS encoding D-Ala-D-Ala carboxypeptidase family metallohydrolase — translation MRTPISRDFCYEEFEESFKAEELKIDNHIPSDKIRFSIRLLVLNLLQPLRDKAKRPLILNSGYRSPALNRAVGGSKESQHLRGEAADIHCKDALDVLLLAQIVFRYSLPFDQMILYENFLHLSFRTSGQQRYQIIYHKSYREAEL, via the coding sequence ATGAGAACACCAATATCAAGAGATTTCTGTTACGAAGAGTTTGAAGAGAGTTTTAAGGCTGAGGAGCTGAAAATTGATAATCATATCCCATCCGATAAAATCCGTTTTTCCATCCGGCTCCTGGTATTAAATCTTCTGCAACCACTAAGGGATAAAGCTAAGCGTCCACTTATTCTTAACAGCGGATACAGATCTCCCGCTTTGAACAGAGCTGTGGGAGGTTCAAAAGAGTCTCAGCACCTAAGAGGTGAGGCGGCCGATATACATTGCAAAGATGCTCTGGATGTGTTACTGCTTGCTCAGATAGTTTTCAGATACTCTTTGCCATTTGACCAGATGATTCTCTATGAAAATTTCTTGCACCTCTCATTCAGGACGAGTGGCCAACAACGCTATCAAATTATATATCACAAATCATACCGGGAGGCAGAGTTATGA
- a CDS encoding peptidase domain-containing ABC transporter, whose protein sequence is MKSFPFFYQHDSMDCGPTCLRMIAMHYGKHYSLETLRKRSEFSRLGVSMLGISQAAESIGFRSTGVKITFEDLKESTLPCIIHWNQNHFMVVHGFKGRGKRLKVLVADPSAGLNQFSEREFRNGWISTISRGKELGAALILEPTPEFRLAPGESINRNKFRFLLSYVKPYKQLISQLIIGLVAGSLLQLILPFLTQSIVDIGIGTQNIKFIWLVLIAQLALTLGMVFVEFIRGWILLHLGTRVNISLISDFLIKLMKLPIGFFDTKTTGDLLQRISDHKRIQNFLTGSSLNILFSMMNIVVFGAVLLFYNFTIFAVFFGASALYILWVNLFMKKRRELDHRTFAQNAANQSSLIQLITGMQEIKLNSCEKQKRWEWERIQAKLFNLGLKGLALGQYQEAGGTLINQLKNIIVTFIAANAVISGDLTLGMMLSVQYIIGQLNSPVNLIIGFIQQTQDARISLERLSEIHTKRDEDDPSTPLISEIPKECGIRITDLSFKYDGAGSPTVLNSINLEIPHGKTTAIVGASGSGKTTLIKLMLGFYQPLMGKIEIGSTALTSFSMKEWRRTCGVVMQEGFIFSDTIANNIAPGDEYIDKEGLQRAVSIANIGSFIENLPLNYNTKIGQEGFGTSQGQKQRILIARAVYKNPQFLFFDEATNALDANNEKVIMENLAEFFKGRTVVVVAHRLSTVRNADNIIVLDRGRIIEQGTHHELTEKRGEYYRLVKNQLELGN, encoded by the coding sequence ATGAAATCATTCCCGTTCTTTTATCAGCATGACTCCATGGACTGCGGTCCTACCTGCTTGCGGATGATTGCAATGCATTACGGAAAGCACTATTCGCTTGAAACCCTGAGAAAACGCAGTGAATTTTCCAGACTGGGAGTCTCTATGCTTGGTATTAGCCAAGCCGCGGAGAGTATTGGATTTAGAAGTACAGGGGTAAAAATTACCTTTGAAGACCTTAAGGAATCAACTCTACCCTGCATAATCCACTGGAATCAGAACCATTTTATGGTTGTACACGGATTTAAAGGGCGGGGAAAAAGGCTTAAAGTATTGGTTGCAGATCCTTCAGCAGGGCTCAATCAATTCTCGGAGAGGGAGTTCAGAAATGGATGGATATCAACAATATCCAGGGGAAAGGAGTTGGGTGCGGCACTTATTCTGGAGCCCACACCGGAATTCAGACTTGCTCCCGGAGAGAGCATAAACAGAAATAAATTCAGATTTCTGCTCTCTTATGTTAAACCATATAAACAACTTATTTCTCAGCTTATAATCGGACTTGTAGCCGGGTCCCTTCTTCAGCTCATATTGCCTTTTCTGACTCAAAGTATTGTTGATATCGGAATTGGCACTCAAAACATAAAATTCATCTGGCTTGTCCTTATTGCTCAGTTAGCTCTGACTCTTGGGATGGTTTTTGTCGAATTTATCAGGGGATGGATATTGCTTCACCTTGGAACACGGGTGAATATATCTCTTATCTCTGACTTTCTTATTAAACTAATGAAGCTTCCCATTGGTTTCTTTGACACCAAAACAACAGGGGACCTTTTACAAAGAATAAGCGATCACAAGCGAATACAGAATTTCCTGACGGGCTCATCATTGAACATACTGTTCTCTATGATGAATATTGTGGTGTTTGGTGCTGTTTTACTATTCTATAATTTTACCATTTTCGCAGTCTTTTTTGGTGCATCTGCACTATATATATTGTGGGTGAACCTCTTTATGAAGAAGAGGAGAGAGCTTGACCACCGCACATTTGCTCAGAATGCAGCAAATCAAAGCTCACTCATTCAATTAATTACCGGAATGCAAGAGATAAAACTAAACTCTTGCGAGAAACAGAAACGGTGGGAATGGGAGAGAATACAGGCTAAATTATTTAATCTCGGTCTTAAAGGTCTGGCTTTGGGTCAATATCAGGAGGCAGGTGGAACTCTGATTAATCAGCTTAAGAATATAATTGTAACATTTATAGCAGCAAATGCTGTTATTTCAGGAGATCTTACACTGGGTATGATGCTCTCTGTTCAATATATAATTGGACAGCTTAACTCTCCTGTTAATCTTATAATTGGCTTTATTCAGCAAACACAGGACGCAAGAATAAGCCTTGAGAGGTTATCTGAAATTCATACAAAAAGGGATGAGGATGACCCTTCAACTCCACTTATTTCAGAGATACCAAAAGAGTGCGGAATCAGGATTACTGATCTCTCATTCAAATATGACGGAGCGGGTTCTCCAACCGTTCTCAACTCTATAAATCTGGAGATTCCGCATGGAAAAACAACAGCAATTGTTGGTGCCAGCGGAAGCGGTAAAACAACACTTATTAAACTAATGCTCGGCTTCTATCAGCCTCTGATGGGGAAGATAGAGATAGGCTCCACTGCACTCACCTCATTTAGTATGAAGGAGTGGAGAAGAACCTGCGGAGTGGTAATGCAAGAGGGATTCATTTTTTCAGACACCATAGCAAACAACATTGCCCCCGGCGATGAGTATATTGACAAAGAGGGACTTCAAAGAGCCGTTTCCATAGCAAATATCGGCTCCTTTATTGAAAACCTCCCTCTGAATTATAATACAAAAATCGGACAGGAGGGCTTTGGCACAAGTCAGGGACAGAAACAGAGGATTCTTATAGCACGAGCTGTTTATAAAAATCCTCAGTTTCTGTTTTTTGATGAGGCAACAAACGCACTTGACGCAAACAACGAGAAGGTTATCATGGAGAATCTCGCAGAGTTCTTCAAAGGGAGAACCGTAGTAGTAGTAGCGCACAGGCTTAGTACTGTGCGAAATGCAGATAACATCATAGTCCTGGACAGGGGAAGGATTATTGAACAGGGAACTCATCACGAGTTGACAGAAAAGAGAGGAGAGTACTACAGGTTGGTTAAAAACCAACTAGAACTGGGTAACTGA